ttgggTAATTAAATATGACAAGGGGAGGGGGAGTCAGCTATCGTGCACACAGGttcattgtttgttttttttttttttttttaaccaccTTTAATGGCAGGAAATCTTGACCgaatatgtaaacaaataaatttaaaatatgatgattgtatctataattattataattattttataattataggaTTAATATTCTTCGaacccatatttttttagtaatttttttccattattatttaaatttgaaatttttatttattcattactAAGCCGCTTTCAGATTGTAGGAGCAAGGGCTTGTATTTCTTATTCATGAAATCCAAAAACAAAGACACTTGCATCTCCTCTGGTGAAGATAAGGGCATGGTTTTGGTTTTTCGGTTTTCCATCGCCAAGCTTCGAGGGATCGGGCATTCTGAACTTGTAGCTTCTCACATCCTTTTGTAACTGCTGGTCGTATTTTACCAGAATAGGTAATACTCCTTATCATCCCTTTATGTGAAAACCTCCTCAACATATGCAACTTGAAGGGCTTCATTGTTCTGCATCatatacaattttttcttctgcATGGGGTCTTTCTTCTCATATATTTGGCAGACATTTCTTATACCTCCCTTATGCCGAACTAGATCCCCGACGCAAGGGTCTGCATTTCTTGTTGGTGAAATCTGAAACAAAGACCCCAAGTGGCCTCAATGGTCTGAACTACGTCTGTAAAGTCTCCTCTGATGAAGATAAGTGCATGGTTTTGGTTCTGTTTTCCCTCGCCAAGCTTCAAGGGACCAAAGAATTTGACCCTGTAGATTCCCACTAACTACATTATCTACAAACAATGGAAGAATTTCATGGAGAAGGAATTGTGAAGGGTAGTGAAATATGGACAAAGAAGTTGAAAGACGTGAGGTGATGACACTTGACACGTGCAATTTTACAACACTTTGTgccattatttataataataataataatattagtgGTAGATTGCATGATTAGCTTTGGATTCTCAAGGCTTTTCAATATTCAAGTAGTTCAAGTTTTCGGTCGTAGACTCAAATGGGTTTggtccatttgaattgtgcccACTAGATGTAGCCCAAGTAATTGTTGGATTCTCAAGGTCTCGGCCCTCTTGCGATGAGGCAAATGCGCCAATGtgaaaatttggccgaaaagacttattccaaTTTAAGATTTAGTTTATTGTCAAATTCCCATaggttaatttattaaaattcaaatactcacttattaaatattaaaattaaaagtataattgttatttaaatattaatattaaaaaaataaaaatttatcttatttactgttcttaatttaaaaaaaaaactaataattctccctaactgaaattttgaaaaattacacatttcctctagggtttgtttttctttcctaCTTTTTTGGCTAGCTTCTCCATCTTTGATCTTCATCACTCTCTCTTTTGACACTGAAGTGAGATAAAGGAGACGTTGTCTAGTAGTCCATTTTTCAAAAGGAGACGAAGTCGAAATACCCACCTAGATGAAATTAACAAATTGACAAATGACGGGCTATCTTCTTTTGAATTGAAGAATCAACGAACGATGTTTTGTTTGTCTTTGTCAATTCGTTTTCAAGTGTTTCACCTCTTATAATCgacaaaagatgaaaatgactCCACCCTTCGTCTTTATTGATTCGACGTTTCTTTACCGATTTTGCCTATTGTCTTCGGCCTACATTTTTTTGTCGAATCCTCCCTTTGTCTCTGATGAAGGTGGCTAGGGTGGAGAAAGAAGTCACTAGAAATTGTGGTTCTCTTTTGATCAAACtctaacagaaaaaaaatatataatttttcaaaatttaaggtaagaaaaataattaatttttaaaattaaaagtgataaataaaataaattttatttttttaatatttacaattaaataataattatatccttagatttaattaattttgttaactttaatggttaataaatgaatatttaaatttttaaaatttaatataaaaaggttAGGATAGTAAACTAAACATTGGCCGAcgataagtcctttggcctgaAAATTTTGGCCATGAGAGCGGTTGGGTTGCTCAGACGAGCGCTTAAATTAGAAGAGATGGAAGGAGATTTTGCATTTTTTCATCAACTGTAcactaaaaaataacaaattcttcTGACGGAATTGGGAATTGGAATTGGATGAAGGGcggaaaaatatatatttttccatCAAATTTCGTTGGTAAGTAAGTATTTGGCCAAATTAATAGTACGCTTAATCAATCTTGTTTATCATCAATTGTCTACAGCCTTAATTCCGATTGGTTAGTCATCAccatcaaatttataactccCCACTTTACCATAGACTTTAGTGGAGCCCAAAATGAAGTTTTCTTAAATCAATCTCGACGTGTCGTGTTGGTAGGTCAAGAGATCGGTCGGTCCATATGCCCCCGTCAAGTATTGGTACAGCCAAATCGACAAACCGCCCTTTAGCCTCCCGCAGAtagaaaaaaaggaagagaaagagaaaggcaAAGAGTCTTTCATTGTTGTTTGAGGGTaagtttatttgattattaagaAAAGTATCGAACACACAAAAGACATTTTGATGGTAATGATGAAGAAGTTGATGAAGAGACCTCACTGTTTACATAGTTGAAATGGGTATTGGATTCACCAACTTGACGCGACCAAAACAAAGCTGTGCGTTGAGTTGCTCCTTTCATTTGCCTCCCAAGTCTTCCATATATCAACACCAACACCATCATGATCCATTGCCTTGAACCTTTTATCGGATCTCAGTCGCAGATCCACCATAATTACCTTCATAatcaacttttttctttctccaatgGACCCTACCTCTCGTCCGGCCGTCGTCATCGACAATGGCACCGGGTATATTTATCTCTCTCGTTTTTATCTGTTTTCACTAATTTCTGTATTTAGTTTATATGTCTTTTTATGCTTGGCGCACAACATGTTTTATGAAATGTGCGAATTAGGTTTTGGCCACCCTttgattttttatcattatctgTTTGTGAGATTTTTCTCAATTAGGATTCTGTGTGTCTTTGCAGGTATACTAAGATGGGTTTTGCGGGTAACGTAGAGCCTTGTTTTATTCTTCCAACTGTAGTAGCAGTCAACGAGTCATTTCTAGACCAATCTAGAAAGTCTTCAAAGGCCAATTGGCTTGCGCAATACAACGCAGGCGTCATGGCAGACCTTGATTTCTTTATCGGGGATGAAGCTTTGACGAAGTCACGATCTAGTAGTACTTATAATCTTAGTTATCCTATTAGGCATGGCCAGGTCGATAATTGGGATGCTATGGAGCGGTATTGGCAGCaatgtatttttaattacttgCGGTGTGATCCCGAGgatcattattttttgttgacaGAGAGTCCTCTCACTGCACCAGAGAGTAGAGAATATACCGGTGAGATTATGTTCGAGACTTTTAATATTCCGGGTCTTTATATTGCGGTGAATTCGGTGCTTGCTCTTGCAGCTGGTTACACGACATCTAAGGTTAGCGTTTTAGGTTTGATTACTGTATTGTTTTATAGCCTCTATGAACTTTACAGTTACTAGGTGTAAATTgtgtttcaaaaataatttttggaaTCATATTTGCTTTGGTTGAATCCTCAGTAAGGCTTTATAATGGTTGAATAGGCTGTTGTTTCCACTTTAGGACAGTAAGTTTGCTTGAGCAATTGTTGGGTGACTAAATAAGAATGATCTCTTTCATCCATGAGAGCTGCATTTAGTTTCTGAGAAGTCTTAGTAAAATATGCTCTAATATGGTTCTTACAAATGAAGGGAATGAagtcttttgattataaattCTTACTTTCATATTGTTTACATTTCCCATTAAACTAAATGATTACTGCTGCTACTTAATCTTCGTCTCAGTTTCATCTGGCTATGCAAGTAGTAATATCATGAACTCAGTGACACAAGGCCTTGGTAATCAGCATGAATAATTGAATACAGTTTTTCTTCCAATATATGTGAACCATTGTGGCCAGATTGAATTACCATGTACTGGACTTTGTCCTGGACAGTCCTTTGGGAGCTTCTTTGAGTGTGTATGTggtacgaaccttaggagaaccacacctcaaaagctagctattgagataggagtgcccaagaccatataaaccccacactagttgtccgtgctttccaatgtgggatccaagtctcataccttgcatttgggatcctaacataccaccatgCTCCGCAGCCCCGACGCCCACGCGGGCTGGTTGTGCGCTAGCTTCCTGCTAGCCCCGGGGgaacactgcaatgccggcgtcaccacctgcgccgcacgattgcaactaggagacatggtgatgactttgataccaaatgatacgaaccttaggagaaccatacctcaaaagctagctattgagatgggagagcccaagaccATATAAATCTTACACTAGTTGTCCAAACTTtctaatgtgggatccaagtctcatattttgcacttgagatcctaacagtATGTTTACCAAAATATTGGAGATTAATAACACTTGAAGTGAATAATTTTACTTGctttgatttgtttaaaaaaatagagattAGATCACAAACAGAGagctaaacaaaaatttaaaggaTTAGACATTTTTCCTGGAAAGAGCTATACTGAGTTAGACATATGAGTTGTGAGCTTTTCAGTCTAGTAGTTAATGAATTTACACTTATAAAAACCTGcacttttcttgttttcttctgcatcactttctttctttctttaataataGTAAtggtattattataataataataaataaaactatgtgtatacacttttgagtacataTCTGATGTGTCGTCATGTGATTagggattttaaattaaaaataaaataagaatcaatcacatgatgatatatcgaCTATGTACTCAATTGTGTACctaaaagtgtgtatatataatattactgataatactaataattattgttattattattaagaacactTAACAGAAATACAGATCTGCATTATTTCTTAGTTATAATTCTTGATACTTTTCAATCTATTCCTTTTAGATTGACCTATAGTTCTCTTTAGTGTGAGATGACAGGAGTTGTTGTGGATGTTGGAGATGGGGTCACTCATGTTGTACCTGTTGCAGAAGGTTATGTTATTGGGGGTAGCATCAAATCAGTTCCTATTGCTGGAAAAGATGTTACTTTCTTTATTCAACAGCTCATGCGGGTATGTTTGGTTTGGCTCCCTCCATATAAATTGCAGTCTTAGTGGTTTGTGATTGCTTTATGAAGTAGTTATGTGCATCTATTTCAATTATGATCTTAAGTAGCTAAGATTCATGGATTTTAATAATCCTAGGTTTCTTAGAGTTGTTCCTCTCCAAAAAGTTTTGATCCAGATGCAATCCCTGACAATTCAGATAAATTCTAGAATGCAATCAATTAATTCTAGGAAGTGAATGCAGAGACCAAGGGAGAATCAACTGAATAATGCATAAGCAAAGATAGAAGTATCAATTACAATTCCCAAGTACTATGGATTATGGTATGGAATTTCTAAAACAGAGAGGAAGGAGAAACAAAAATGACATATCCAAAGCAAATTCATACCCCTGACAATTTGAGAGGTAAATTCTCTCCAAAACCAATAATTTGAACTCCAATTTCCAGCCTACCCCATACTTCCAAAACACTCCTTTTATTTCTTCCTCTCTAACTAATTTGCCCAGATCCACCAATCTAAAGCAGCCACATGGTCATCACTAGAATCTTCTTGGATCACGCTTTGTTGGTTAAATGATCAGGGCTCTATTAGATCCTTGAGTGGAAAGGAAggattttgaaatatttatttgaaaccACATTTTTTCATCATTAGGTAATGATACATGAAAACAATGCTATGAAAACTTTAAGCGTCTTCCATTATTTTAGTCTCTTGAATTATAAGAGCTTGACTGATGGAAGCTGTTGATAGGCAAGTGATGAAGACTGTGTATTCTACTAGCCAACAACCACAGAACAAGGCCTATTTTGCTAGTTCAAGTCAATAAAACATAATCATCTACAATAATTATGTGGCACCAAAAAGTTTATGCTAGAAATAGGATCTGTAAACTGCACAATGGTTGTCCAACACTGACAAGCCTTTCATTTCAATATTGTTTTGTGTAGGAAAGAGGAGAGAATGTACCACCTGAAGACTCATTTGAGGTTGCTCGAAAAGTAAAAGAAATGTATTGCTATACAAGTTCAGACATTGTGAAGGTTTGCTTCCTATCAAAATTAAGTGGAAATATTTGGTACAATGTAATTTTCCTGATAGTTCCTTTTGAGCTTAACAAAACTGCATGATTCTTGAACAGGAGTACAACAAGCATGACAGAGAACCAACAAAGTACATTAAGCAATGGAGAGGTATCAAACCAAAAACAGGGGCACCATACACTTGTGATATTGGTTATGAGCGATTTCTTGGCCCTGAGGTTTGTTGTATTCTATCACAagcatttttatcatttaattgaaTGACACCTTAGGGATTCCTCCATTTTTAGTGGAGAAGACTTTTTGTTGATAATGAGTGATGCAAACACCAGGCCTTTTTTTCTTGACATTTTGGTTGGAACTTGCATGGGGAATTCTTTAAAACTATAGGAAATGTTGTTAGTTTTTGCTTGTTTTCCTTGTATCAATGTATATGTCAATTTACAACATATCAGATGCAGTGTTTCTCTTTTGTCATGCAAGagtatttttttgatttatatcAGACTGTAATGAATAAGCAATAACCTTTTTGCTTGGTGAGATGCTGTGCTGTTTGCTGGTGAACTTTTTCTGATGAATTTCCTTGCTTATTTGACAGATTTTCTTTAACCCAGAGATCTATAGCAGTGATTTCACCACTTCTTTACCAGCTGTAATAGACAAGTGTATCCAGTCTGCACCAATTGACACAAGAAGGGCTTTGTACAAGGTATAGATGTAATCAGGAATGAAAAAGAATGCATATTTtcttagaaaaaaatgaaacaattaaaaacacCTCTTTTTTGATCGGTCTGGTGCTTGTGACATTTTGCCTTGTTGGTTGTTAGATCATCAGCAGTTTTGGCTTCATTTTACCAGTGCCTTCAATTATATAAACTGTATTCTGATTTTCTTAACCTTTCTTACTTGCATAGTACTTTACTTTGTATCTTGATTTTATGAGTTATTTGAACTTCTAAAATGTTCATCAAGAGATGTTTGCTCTTGTTCACGTACATAGATCTATTGTGTTTAGACCTGGCTTTATGAATATGCTATAGTAGAAGTATAGAAAAAATGTTAAACCTGTGATATTCTCATATTTGTTGAACTTTTTGAAGTAAATGTTTTTGGTTGTTAGTTCAGAATATAGTTTTATCTGGAGGGTCAACCATGTTTAAGGACTTCCACCGAAGGTTGCAACGGGATTTGAAGAAGATTGTGGATGCTCGGGTTCTTGCATCTGATGCTCGACTTGGTGGTGaattaaaagtaattaattttatgtctaTTATCAGTTACCTAATGTAACAAATATTTCTTTCTTGAtgattaacataattaaaaagacgAGCTGATGGTCTACATTTGATTCTAGGCACAACCTGTGGAAGTTAATGTTGTCAGCCATTCTATCCAGAGATTTGCTGTTTGGTTTGGTGGCTCAGTACTTGCATCAACGCCTGAATTTTTTGCGGTATGAATCTGAAAGCTCTTTTTTCATGATATTGACATATGTCAAGTTCTTCCTCCTTTAAATCTGCTCAGTCACGCCGTGACTATCTCTTCTAGATATAAAGGTGCCCCCTGATCTAGtaatgaaatttaaagaaatgtTTGTGGTGTGGCTTTTCACCCTGCCTTCTGGAATCCTTCAATCATGTCTTGTCAATTGGGCCAGTCAACTGTGAACCATGGGATTTTTTCTGCTTGTTGAAATTTGAGATCTAAATGTGTGAAGCTTTGAAAATTCTGGTTCACTTTAGACCAACAGAAGACATGGTGAAACTCTGCTGTGAATGACTTGTTACAAGGTTGCTTCCTGAAGTTGTTTGATCACTTGCACCTACCTATAGCACTTGATTCTCAAGGATATCGTCACATATAGCCCCTTTCGAAGTGCTTTATTAGTTAAAATGGaccattttataataaaattggtTTACAACAAGGGAGACAGGATGGGTACATTCAATGACTTTACAAGTTGCTTGCTTGCATAGATTTAGACATATGCATGCCATTTCAGTTTTCTGTTGTTGATTATCAGTTTTTCTTGTGCCGATTAACACTCTTAGAGGAACTAATTATTTTTGcatgaaatttattaatttgaaatgttTCTGCTCCTTGTACAGGCTTGCCACACAAAAGAAGAGTACGAGGAATATGGAGCCAGCATATGCCGCGCAAATCCTGTCTTCAAGGGGATGTATTGATAAGAAGACTGATTTCTGCTAATTGTTTGGCAGGCATTTTCTGATGTTGTTCCATCAATTGCCTTGTTTTCATTGCCTCCTCCCATCTTTGCTTCTTGTTTAATGTTAATCATGGATGAGAAAAGGCGTAAAATATATGGGAAAAACAGGTTTCCTGTATTCATTCGTTGATTAGGAACCTAAAGAAGTATTTCTCATCTGCAACTAGGCTGCGGCAATTTGGTTGCAACTAGGCCATGCTGGCAGATCGGATCAGATAAGAACCATGAATTAGGCAAACATCAACAGAGCTGAATTGCATTTTAAGTGTTCAGCTTAGAagaatatgattaaaaaaaatttcccttgatttttcttttcaattggTTGGGAGAGATTATTTGAGGTAGGAAGTTTGACTCATATTATGTGGGGTATTGGAGTACTAATTTGAGTTAGAAATTTGTTTATGTGAATTCAATTTCTATATCCTCTTGTAGGTACATGGTTCTGTACATTGTATGAATGTTAAGAAACTTGTATAATGTTGATGATTTTTAGAAATCTCAGTTGTTCATTGGATTATCTACTACCCAGGTAACTGAATCATTAATTAgaacacaaaaagaaaattttgataacagGTTCGGTGATCACTCACACATTTGAGATTGGTAATTCCGGAAATATAACTAAAACTAGCTTTGAGAAACAAGAAAACTGTGTTATAAAACATCAACATAATCTGTGCGCTGTTGTGAACTTTACATATCTTTGCCTTTTATGTGGAtttcttgtatttttttcttcccaTCTCTACTTCTAAggtatttattaataaatccaAAAAATACAATCCTTATTTactgtaatttttgttttagttggAGGGAGTACTGTAAATAAAGGCAGAAACTTCTTCAGTTATCCTGAATTTAGTATATTAATCAGGGTCTTAGGGAGATAACATCACTGCCAGTCTACCCTCATAAATCTTATTTAGATCTGAATTGTTAGAACCGTAAaactgtaattttaatttataatttacctAGAAAAATATAACAGTTTTCCATTACATTACACCAATAATAACTGGCGGCGgtaagaaatattattatttatcttctaACCCTGCTGGGAAAGACGAAACCTGAATCAAATCCAGAAGGGCTTCACTGTAAACAGCAAAATAAGATAATACGAGCACAGAATTAACAAAGTTAAGATTCAGAGACGGAGttaaacttaatatttgattgagCCCTGGTAGGTTTAGCTAAAAGGCTAAGAATCAGAACtacttcaaattatttatataaaactccgattgttttttttttttttttttttgcttctttgCCGTATGGTTAACACACTTATACTTTGTGGACGTTGTGTAGGAGGTTTTGTGTTATGATAGGTAAGCTAAGCTCGAGATTTCTtgtgatttgattgatttgtttaattttaatgtgGCTATAAGTTATTTTGAGACGATTCATATGATTTTCGCCAAGTGGGTGTTAAAAGTTTTATGGGGTTTGATGGATATTATAAGTTGGGTATCTAGCATTTCCTTTGATTCTCCCTATATTTTATTGGCGGGtgttagatatattttattgatatcgTTATTGCGGTCGCATCTGTCAATATTTTGATACTTTTTTAGCTGCATATGTATCGATCTTTGTGTGTATGTCTAATATAAGCTACGCTGTTGTTCTTCTATTTTGGTAGGAGTTGAATTTACAATGTTCTTTTgctctttaaatacttaagtaTTTAGTTCTTTGTTTTAGTATATGTTTTCTTTACCTATTGGCTACGGTATTCTGATTGATTTTCTTCAATTTGAGgtttatttgtgcataaaaatgtttttgtttgattgttgatgGATCTTTGTCTCTCAATGTTTTTGATCTGAAGTATGAGAACAATTTTAATAGTTCTTTATATCAAGGCTTAGCTTTTAAAAGGAGGAATAggaataatattctttattatGATTGCCAGCTTTAATGGATCAAATGTCTAAAGAGCAAATAGATTATGAAGATGAGGAGTATGGAGGGGGTCAGAAGATGATGTATCAAGGAGGTGGAGCCATACCTGCACTTGCAGATGAAGAGCTGATGGGAGAAGACGATGAGTTTGATGAGCTCTATGATGATGTTAATGTTGGAGAGGGTTTATTGCGGTTTCAGCAGCCTGAAGTGCCACCTCCACAGAGTGATCTGGATCGGGGTAATGGAGGTCTTCAAACTCAGAAAACTGAGGTTCCTGAACCTAGGCAGCAACCTGGGTCTTCACAAGGCCCAACTGTTACTGGGGCTTCCATTGaagtaaaattttctaattctGGGACCCATTTTCCTCCTCAAAATGAGGGACAGCTGGCTGTTGACAGACCAGACGTGGGATCTGTGAGTTATGGAGATGGGCCTTCTGTTTCACTGAAAGGGAATGTTGTGGAGATGAATCATGGCATCACAATCAGAAATAAAGGGTTTCAAGGGTCTACATCAGTGCCCCCAAAAGCTGGGGTCAATCCCTCTAATATGCCTGGAAGAGTAGTAAATGAGCTTGCACCTTTGCCAAATCCTGACACTAGTGG
This sequence is a window from Mangifera indica cultivar Alphonso chromosome 5, CATAS_Mindica_2.1, whole genome shotgun sequence. Protein-coding genes within it:
- the LOC123216991 gene encoding actin-related protein 3; this encodes MDPTSRPAVVIDNGTGYTKMGFAGNVEPCFILPTVVAVNESFLDQSRKSSKANWLAQYNAGVMADLDFFIGDEALTKSRSSSTYNLSYPIRHGQVDNWDAMERYWQQCIFNYLRCDPEDHYFLLTESPLTAPESREYTGEIMFETFNIPGLYIAVNSVLALAAGYTTSKCEMTGVVVDVGDGVTHVVPVAEGYVIGGSIKSVPIAGKDVTFFIQQLMRERGENVPPEDSFEVARKVKEMYCYTSSDIVKEYNKHDREPTKYIKQWRGIKPKTGAPYTCDIGYERFLGPEIFFNPEIYSSDFTTSLPAVIDKCIQSAPIDTRRALYKNIVLSGGSTMFKDFHRRLQRDLKKIVDARVLASDARLGGELKAQPVEVNVVSHSIQRFAVWFGGSVLASTPEFFAACHTKEEYEEYGASICRANPVFKGMY